TACCACAGATACCGCCACAGTGTTCAATAACGGGGTCCAAGGCATCAGCAAATTGACTATTACCTATTTCGATCGACCCCGGCCATATAATCTTAGATTCTCCCCCATCCTCATGGTCGTCGTAACTGAACCAGTAACCTTGAGTTTTGGTTTCGTTTTCAAGGCCAGTCTGAATCTGATAATCATCGCCATACCAGGTTTTAAACTCACCTGCAAACGCGGCAGAGACCGACAAAAGCGCCGTAGCAGCCACAAAACTCTTATTCATAGAACACTCTCTCCTCACTCTATTGAATATAACATTTTATCAAACAAAAGAATAAGAAAATATGGATCCTATCGCCTTCGGCTCCAGGATGACAGGGGCGAAAATGGATCCTATCGCCAAATGCGATTCAAGAAATAATGGTTTCTATCGGCACTCCGTGCCTCCAGAATGACAGGCTCCAGGATGACAGGGGCGAAAATAGCAGTGCTTAAAATACAGAAAAGGGCCGCTTGCGCGACCCTTCTCTAAAGATTCTTAGGAATCCGAAATTACTTCAACACGATCTTGTTGGAGAAGTTGACGGACTTGCCAGCAACGCGAACCATGTAGACGCCTGCATCGAGAGCAGCGAGGTTCATGGAGGAGGAAGCGTCGCCCTTAGCAACAACCTGACCCTGGAGGTTCATGACTTCTGCAGTAGCGTTGGACTTAACACCAGAGAAGCTGAGGGTACGGCCAGAGAGGGTAGCCTTAGCAGAGGAAGCTGCACGGACAGAGTGAATAGCACCAGTGGGGCAAGTAGCCGGGCAGGTGCCACCAGCGTACGGACCGATAGCGCAGATGTTGAAGTCATAGTTACCAGCAGCAGCCTGGATCTTGAACTTAACAGCAACGAGCTGTGCAGCAGCGTCAGTACCGCTCATCTTTGTGGCACCCTTGTACCAAGACGGCTGAGCAAAGCCAGACCACGGAATGGACTTCGTTGCAGCAGCAGAAGCAGCCTTAGCGAGGGAAGCAGCCGGGTTTGCGTAACCGATGGTTGCGTCAACGTCGCCGAGACCGAGTTCAAGAGTCGGAGCAGCAGCGGAAGTATAAGTAATGCAGAGGCCACCCCAAGCAGAAGCGTCACCCGGCACCGGATCACCAGAAGCGCCTTCGCCGACGACGTTGAAGCCGATACCGACGAACGGGTTATAAGTCAAGGAACCCTTGGCAAGAGCTGCAGTACCGCAGATACCGTGGCAATGTTCAACAACCGGGTCCATAGCGGTAGCAGAGTATTCGTTACCGAGTTCAACCGGCCAAACAACCTTAGATTCACCACCGTCACCGTCGTCGCCGTAGCTGAACCAGTAACCGTAGGTGTTCGTGTCGTTACCAATGCCAGTTTCAACCTGCGGAGCATCGCCCAGCCAGGTGTCAAATGCAAAAGCAGCAGAGGCAGCGAGAATTGCCGAAGCAATTGTGAGTTTCTTATTCATAATTCTCTCTCTTTTTTTAACTGTTTACCCAAATTGGGTGATTTGGACAACAATATATTTTTTTTTCTTTCAAAATGCCATACCTACAGCCGTTTGAAAAAAAAATTTACATTACTGTTTACAAACCGCCCTTTCCTAGACAATATACAACTTTGGCGGCATCCAAAGTACATACAAATTTCTTTACAATTTACTTCTGTGTCGTTCATCACACGAAAACACAACGCAATTTTTTTATTACGATAGAAATCCTTGACTCCTGCGAGCAGAAAGCTACATTATATATAAATATACTTGCCATCTCGACCAAGGCCTTGCGCAAAGCGGGATCCCACGTCGCAAGGGTGGCAAAAAACGGGGTAAAGGTGTACAACAGACACAAAGCGAACAGCCTTGTGTTCAATAGTAAACAAAAAATTAGCCTAAATTGTTTACTATCTTCGATTTAATTAGATAATTTTTGTCAAAACAAAAGGAAAACACTCATGAAATTGACAAAGCTTCTGACAAGCATCTTGGCAGGCGCGGCAATATCCGCCTTTGCAGCCGATGCATCGACAGCAACCCCCAAGAAAGTTGGGCCGGTGTCTTATTATGGCGCACTCCACACTAGCGGCAGTAAGATCATTGGCGCCAAGAACAACCAGCAGGTCATGCTCCGCGGTGTGAGCCTTTTCTGGTCCGACGCAACGGGTCTTTCTTACTATAACCCGACCGTCATTTCATGGGTTGTAGACAATCTCAAGATTGACGTGTTCCGTTACGCCATGGGTATCGAATACTATGACTCCAATGGCGGCACCAAGAACAAGCTGGACGATCAGGTTTCTTATACGAAGTCCCCGGAAGGCCAGCTCTCCACCATCGACAGAATGATCCAGGCTGCTATCGAAAACGACGTCTATATCGTCATCGACTGGCATAGCCACAGAGCTCACCTCGAAACACCCATCGCCAAGGATTTCTTCGCCAAGATTTCCCAGAAATACAAAGATGTCCCGAACATCATCTACGAAATCTACAACGAACCGGTCAGCGGTAGCGGTGGCGACTGGGGTGCCATCAAGAACTACGCCAACTCCGTTGTCCCAGCCATCCGTACCAACACGCAGAACTTGATCATCGTCGGTACGCCGAACTGGTCCCAGCATCCGGAACAGGGCGCAAGAGACCCGATCCAATCCACGAACATTGCTTACGTTTTGCACTTCTACGCCTCCAGCCACTCCAAGGGTAGCTACGGCGGTTACGTCTCTAGCGCACTCAGCGCCGGTTATCCGGTGTTCATCTCTGAATGGGGTACCACGAACGCTGACGGTGACGGCGAACCGAACTCCAGCGCCACGAACGAATGGACTCAGTTCATGGACCAGAACATGATTCCGAACTGCAACTGGAGCTTGCGTCAGCAGACTTCCGATGTGGACCAGAAGAGTGAAAAGTCCGCCATCTTCGCTGGCGACAAGTCCCTCATCACGGCCGCAGCCCTCGATGCAGCAACTTTCACCTCCTCGGGTAATATCATCAAGAGCTACCTCACCAAGAACGCACGTTCCTGGGCAGACTCCCTCGTCAAGGGCAAGAGCGGCAGCTGCTCCTTCAAGGCTACAACAGCCAAGCAGACTGACGGCAAGATTTCTGGAGTCCTCAAGTCCGGTTGTACTTACACCTCCAGCAACGAAAAGGTTGCTTCCGCTTCTGGCAGCGACATCGTCGTGGGCGACTATGGTTTCGCCATCCTCACTGGTAATGACGGTTCTCAGTCTATCGTGACGGTCAAGCAAGTTGCAGGCCAGACCATCACGAACCTCTCTGATATCACTTGCAATTTCTCCGGTAGCTGCACGGCCGCCTCCAAGAACGGCATGTCTCGCGACTTTGACGGTGACGGTACCAAGGACTACCTCCTCACCATGGACGACAAGACCAATGAAGGCTCCAAGTTCACCCTCACGTCTCTCGACCCGACAACCGTTTCTGTAAGCAAGAACAAGTGCACTAACGCCAACTGCTCCAACTCTCAGAAGAATCAGCAAGTTTGGATGTTGCACTTCCACAAGTACGGCACAGCTAAGGTCGTTGCATCTGCTCCGGCAATTACAGGCTTCCGCGCCATGCAGGACACCTTCGAAATCACTTACAAGAAGGGTTCCTACAACATGAACAACAAGTTCAAGGATCAGACCATCGCTCTTGGCGGAACCACTACTGAAGGATTCCCGGATGCATTGCTCGGCAACGCCGTTACTTACACGTTCAACGGCCTGCCCACCACGCCTTACTTGACCAAGGTCGGCAACGCCTTCGTCGGTGGCGCCCAGAACGCAATCTTCGCTATTACGGCCCACATTGCTGAAACTGCCGACTACGAAGAATTCGAAAGAACTGTAACGGTTATCGTTGGCGACGCAGGCACGGCAGTCAACTTGGCCGATTGGATCGCATACACCAACAAGGCCACCGACGCCATCAAGCCGGCTAACAAGATTGTAAACAGCTTCAACGCCCGCATGAACGGTTCGATGCTCCAGTTCACGACCAAGAACACTGGTCTCGTGAAGGTGGACATCTATGACGCTCTCGGCGCAAGCGTGAAGCAGATGTCCGAAGTCTACGGCAAGGGCAGCCACGCTATCGACCTCAAGGGTCTCCCGAACGGCTCCTACACGCTCGTTGTCCGCCAGGGCAGCAGCAAGGCTTCCATCCGCTGGGTGAACAAGTAATTAAATAAAGGCGGGCTCCGCCCGCAAACAGATATTAAAACTCCAGCCAACGGCTGGAGTTTTTTTCGTGCAAAGATTTTGAAAAGGAGATGCCCGCTTACTTCGACTTCGCTCAGTACAGGCTCCAGCGGGCATGACAATGCTGTTTTGCGAAGAACCATGTTACTACTGTTTCGAGCCGTTTGGCTTGTATGAGCGTTCTCCGTTACGGATAATCACGTGATTACGTGTACGCAGAACGTAGGGCGTTTCGGTCTTTTGCACAGAGCTGCGACGAATGCGCGGCGCAATGGACTGAACATTCTCATTAAAATAGAACTTGCCTAAATAAGCGGCAGGCTGTTCCTGGCCACAAGTTCCCTTTCCACTAGGCTTATCATTGGCAAACTGAATGTCGCCTACCTTCAAATACACCTGATAATTACGATAACGAAGTTTGCCTAGTTTAACGGAAACCTCAATTTCGTTGTTTCCGTCAAATGTCATTACGGTATCTCCGCCTGCGACCGAGATGGTGCGGCTATGGACATCTCTAAAATCAACATCGGGCAAGTCCACATAATCCATGTCAGGGCACATATCCAAATCGCTTCCTTCCAGGTCTTCCAAAATGGCAAGTTTTACCGGAGCCATCCAAGTGAGGTTGCCAAAGCCCACATTCTGCACGCGGAATTTTGCATGGAGCATATGGTCAGAGCCCACCGTATCGCTTAACCACGATTCTCGCAGCACAAAGCGGTAGCCCAAGTGGTCATTGATGTACTTGAAGCCCGTCAGCGAATCGACATGCGCCGGATCATAATCAAAATCTTTCTGCTTGAACAGCGTCTTTTTCCAGCTATTAATCAGGTTGTTGTTCCACTGGATATTCAAATAGCTCGTGTGCGTGCGGAAGCCCTCGTACGCGAGGAATTCCGGCGTATTGATGACCTGGTAGCCGTTCGCCGTCGTGAGAGCTTCGCCGCCGTAAGGCGTGTTGATGCCGTACTTTTCGAGCCAGGCAACGCCTTCTTCACGGCAAATGGACGTTTTGCAATCCGCACCCCAAGTGCCGTAATCGTATTGCGTTCCCAAGTAGCCGTCATTGAACATTCCCACGCGGTACATCGTATCGCCCTTGGCCTTTGCGATTTCTGCAAACTTTTCACCGTCGATATGGAAGTCCACTCCCCAATTGTCAAACCCGAGCACTTTCGCTGAATAATTTCCCGTTCGCGTTAAAATCTTGAGTTCGGGAGGTGTGCTGCGAAGCATCAAGTTCGTCGCTTCGGCAACGCGGTCATACGTGATGCTCGTGTCGGAATGCATTTCGCCATAGGCGCCGTGCATGCCCATTTCAAGTGCGACAATCACATCGGTATTCTTTGAAAGCACAGGGGCGAGCTGCTCCACATGGCGTAACACCCACTTGTGTTCCGGAGTCACATTGCTGCGGCCATTGTACCACGGGTCATAACAAATGCGCACAATTACAAAGCCCTTGTTCGCGCGGATATTGTCAAATGTCTGCTGCAACACGTTCAGCGCGTCTTCGGTCAAATCTTGGCTCTTTCCCCAAGTCGTATCCTTCTTGCCACCCGTCGTATCAATTCCGAGCCAGGCACGGCTACTGAATTCCGAAATTTCGGCACGCAAGTGCAAGAGCTGGCTGTACGGCTTTTCAATCGGCTTACCTCCCGAGGGCTTTATATGCAACACCTGAGGCGTATAAAAACCGCGGTCGTAATTTGCAAGAGTAATCATGTAGTCGGTGGAGTCTATACCCTGTTTCACAAGCCCCGATGCAAAAGCAGGAGATTGCAAAAAAGCAAGCGACAAAGTCGCCAACGTAAAGCCCCATCCAAAAGAAAAACGTGAAAAAAATGTTGTCATAGAAGTAATATATATTTTTAATTGCAAAAATCTTCGACTTCGCCAAAAGACGGCATCAACGCCCAAATTCTAACTCATCATGGTCTAACAAACTAAAAATTTCAACTTTATCTCACCAAAGGAGATAAATCATGAATAATGAAAGCCTGACGTAAAAAACGTCAGGCTTTTTTATATAAAAGAAAAACCGCAGCGGTTGCTGCGGCTTTTCGAATTGCACTAGATCCTTCGACTACGAGGCTACGCCTCTTCGCTCAGGATGACACGCGTCAATTACTTTTTGCTGCGATGGCTATTCTTGATCCATTCAGTCTTGTGGACTTCCGGAATGTCATCGAGCAAGCGGAGCGTATGCGGTTCGTTCGTGTTGTCGAGCACTTCAGCAGGAGTACCCTGGTTCACGATCTTACCGTCGTGCATGATGAAGATACGGTCAGAAACGTAGTTTGCAAGACCGATATCGTGGGTCACGAACACCACGGTCATCTTCAGCTCGTCTTTCAACTTGCGGAGGTAATCGAGGATGTTTGCACGCACACAGGCGTCCACCATGGAGGTAGCTTCGTCAGCAATGAGGACCTTCGGACGGAGCGCGAAGATACGGGCGAGAAGCATACGCTGCATCTGACCACCGGAAAGTTCGAACGGATACTTGCCTTCGATATCTGCCGGAGCAACGTTCACAGCCTTGAGACCTTCGTCAACGCGGCGACGGACTTCTTCCTTGGAGGGCTTATCCTTCAAGATGTTGAGAGCGTCTTCGAGCTGGCTACGGATCGTAAAGAACTGGTTGAAGCAGCCGAACGGGTCCTGGAAAACGGACTGGACTTCGTTCCAGTGGTTCTTCAAGTTCTTGATCGGCTTGTCGCGATAGAGGAACTGACCGCGAGTCGGCTGGTAGAGACCGAGCATGATCTTTGCAAGCACGGACTTACCGCAACCGGAACCACCCACGATGGAGATGAATTCTTCGTCGTAGATGTCAAAGGAAACGTCCTTAACAGCAGTCTTCAAGCTCTTGCCGGCACCGAAATCCTTGCTGATGCGCTTGGCAGAAAAAACAATGGGCTTATCACTTTGCATAATCGCACCTCACGTCACGATCGCCGACAATGCGGAGATTCTGGGTATTCTTCTTGCAGTCCGGGCATGCCTTGCTGCAACGCGGAGCGAAGCGGCAGCCCACAATCTTGTTCTTGAGGCTAGGAGGAGCACCTTCGATAGCCACCGGATGGCGGCCACGCTGGCTTGCCTCGGTACTGAGCATAGCGCCCATCAAGGCCTGCGTATACGGATGACGCGGATCCTTGACGACCTGTTCTGCAGTACCCTTTTCCACGATTTCGCCTGCGTACATGATGGCGATGTTGTCAGCCACGTGGTAGAGGAGCGGAAGTTCGTGGGTAATGAAGATCATCGATTGGAAGATGCCCTTGTCGAGCAAGTCGAAGATCATCTTGATCACTTCCTTCTGCGTGGAAACGTCCAAAGCAGAAGTCGGTTCGTCAGCAATCACCATCTTCGGGAGAAGAATCGTAGAGATTGCAATCACGCAACGCTGGCGTTCACCTGCAGTGAGGTTGATCGGGAAGGAGTTGAGCACGCGCTTGGTGTCCATGCCGATACGGTCGAAATGAGCATAGACGCGATCGTAGATCTGCTTAGCGTCCGGTCTTTCGCCCGGTCTTGCGTGAGCTCTGAGCACGTCGGCTGCGATATCCTTAATCTTGCGAACCGGGTTCAATGCGTTGAATGCACCCTGCGGAATCATGGAAACCTGCTGGGCGAGGACATTCGCACGAACATCTTCGACGCTGCGGTTCATGAGGGATTCCATCTTGTCACCGTTCTTGACGCGAACGTCACCCGTTTCCGGGTAAAGCGGCGGAATGCACATGCCCATAAGGCCAGAAACGAGCGTAGACTTACCGCAACCAGATTCACCGGCGATACCGAGAATTTCCCCCTGCTTCATGGAGAAGGACACGTCTGTAACAGCGTGAGTCTTGTCTCCAAAACGGCCGAGGTAATAAAGACCCAAGTGGTCAACTTCAAAAACATTTTCAGACATTTTTTACCTCTTACTTGCGCAGACGCGGGTTGAAGACGCCTTCCATAGAAGTGTTAATCAAGTACAGAGCAAACACCGTGAGGGTAACGACGATCGTTGCCGGGATGAATGCAATCCAGATGGAGTCGGAGAGAGCACCGTTGTCCTTAGCCTGGTTCAAGATGATACCGAGGCTGGTGGAATCTACAGGGCCAAGACCGATCATGGAGATGGAAGCTTCGGAAAGAATACCGGAAGACACCTGCATGATGAACACCATGAACACGTACGAGAGCAAGTACGGAAGCACATGCTTGATCACAATCGTCAAAGTCGATGCACCGTTGAGGCGGGCAAGGGCGATGTGGTCGCGGCTACGGAGAGAAGATGCCTGGGCACGAACGGCACGGGCAGACCAGCTCCAAGCGGTAAGACCGATGATGAGACCAATCAAGGTGAGGGAACGGCCATCCTTAACAGCAGAGCTGATAAGAACGAGAATCACGAACTGCGGGATAACGATGAAGATGTTGGTGAGCATGTTCAATACTTCATCAACCCAGCCACCGCGGAAACCGCCGAACAGACCGATAAGCACACCGATAGTCGTAGCAATGATACCAGCAACGAAGCCCACGTAGAGAGAGCTGCGGAGACCGGCAATCAAGAGAGACACGTAGTCACGGCCGAGGTGGTCGGTGCCAAGCCAGTGGGCAGAGCTAGAGCCTGCATACGGGCCAGCGACGATGTCACGAGCGTGAGTGTCTACGTTGTAGAAAAGAGGTCCAAAGATGGCGATGAGGAGCGTGAGCACAAAGATGGACACGCCAATCACGAACATCGGGGACTTGAGAAGGTTTCTTAAAAGCTTACCCATGATTACTTACCTCCCATCTGGAGACCGGCCTTGACACGCGGGTCAAAGACAGCGATCAAAACGTCAACTGCAAAGTTTGCAACGAGAACGCAAGTCGAAATCATCAAGGTGCAACCCTGGATCGTTGCGTAGTCGTTCTTCTGAATGGCATTGAGCATTGCCATACCGAGACCCGGATAAGAGAAGATCATTTCGGTAATGAGAGCGCCACCCACCATGGCACCGAGGCTCTGGGCAAGACCAGTGAGCTGCGGGAGCATAGCGTTGCGGAACACATAGCTAATAATCTTGCCTTCGCGGAGGCCGAGCCACTTAGCATACTTCATGTAGTCTGTACCAAGTTCGTAAATGGACATGGAACGCATACCCGTTGCCTGACCAGAGAGAAGAATCGGGAACACAGAGAAGAACGGGAGCACGTAGTACCAGCTGACGCTCTTGATGCAGGACCAGCTGAACGTGAGTTCCGGAATGTCCGGGCTGTAAGCGCCCATAGCCGGGAACCAGCCGAGCGTGATGGAGAAGAGGGCCACCAAGAGCATACCGAACACGAAGAACGGCACACCGTTTAAGAACATGGCGCACGGGAAGAATACCTTGTCAAAAATGCCGCGCTTGTAAGCAGCGAAGGCACCAAGAAGGTTACCCACAATCCAGCCGAGAAGAATCGTCGGAGCCTGGATAGCGAGCGTCCACGGGAGGGACTTCTTAATAACGTTCGTCACCGGTTCATTGTTTTGGTAAGAGAGACCGAGGTCGCCGTGGAACACCTTGCCAATGTAGCTAAAGAACTGAGAAACTGCAGAAGCAAGCTTCGGATCAGTCTTCATGACCGGCTGATCGACCATGACGGTATCGATGCGTTCGGCCTGAACAGTTTCCATGACCGGAACCTTTTCGACAGCCGGAGCAGCCTTGGCGGCCTTGCCCTTCTTGGCCTTGATTTTCTTAGCCTTCTTAGCTTTCTTGCCCTTCTTGCCTTTTTCTGCGGCAGGAGACTTTTCAACAAAGACCGGATTGCCAGCTTCGTCGAGCTTCTGGCGTTCGACCATCACCGGATTGCCGGCTTCGTCAACGACCTTCACGACGTTCACGACCGGCTGGCCGTTTGCATCGAGCTTCGGAACCTTCTGCATGATAACGTTGCCGTTAGCATCAGTTTCAGGTTCATAAATAACGTTACCATTTTCGTCCACTTCGGCCATACCGAAGGAGACGAGGAGTTCTGCCTTTTTCTTCTGAGCTTCAGTCGGAGAAAGGCCCTTACCGGCTTGACCCATG
This genomic stretch from Fibrobacter sp. UWB2 harbors:
- a CDS encoding T9SS type A sorting domain-containing protein, with the protein product MNKKLTIASAILAASAAFAFDTWLGDAPQVETGIGNDTNTYGYWFSYGDDGDGGESKVVWPVELGNEYSATAMDPVVEHCHGICGTAALAKGSLTYNPFVGIGFNVVGEGASGDPVPGDASAWGGLCITYTSAAAPTLELGLGDVDATIGYANPAASLAKAASAAATKSIPWSGFAQPSWYKGATKMSGTDAAAQLVAVKFKIQAAAGNYDFNICAIGPYAGGTCPATCPTGAIHSVRAASSAKATLSGRTLSFSGVKSNATAEVMNLQGQVVAKGDASSSMNLAALDAGVYMVRVAGKSVNFSNKIVLK
- a CDS encoding cellulase family glycosylhydrolase, translated to MKLTKLLTSILAGAAISAFAADASTATPKKVGPVSYYGALHTSGSKIIGAKNNQQVMLRGVSLFWSDATGLSYYNPTVISWVVDNLKIDVFRYAMGIEYYDSNGGTKNKLDDQVSYTKSPEGQLSTIDRMIQAAIENDVYIVIDWHSHRAHLETPIAKDFFAKISQKYKDVPNIIYEIYNEPVSGSGGDWGAIKNYANSVVPAIRTNTQNLIIVGTPNWSQHPEQGARDPIQSTNIAYVLHFYASSHSKGSYGGYVSSALSAGYPVFISEWGTTNADGDGEPNSSATNEWTQFMDQNMIPNCNWSLRQQTSDVDQKSEKSAIFAGDKSLITAAALDAATFTSSGNIIKSYLTKNARSWADSLVKGKSGSCSFKATTAKQTDGKISGVLKSGCTYTSSNEKVASASGSDIVVGDYGFAILTGNDGSQSIVTVKQVAGQTITNLSDITCNFSGSCTAASKNGMSRDFDGDGTKDYLLTMDDKTNEGSKFTLTSLDPTTVSVSKNKCTNANCSNSQKNQQVWMLHFHKYGTAKVVASAPAITGFRAMQDTFEITYKKGSYNMNNKFKDQTIALGGTTTEGFPDALLGNAVTYTFNGLPTTPYLTKVGNAFVGGAQNAIFAITAHIAETADYEEFERTVTVIVGDAGTAVNLADWIAYTNKATDAIKPANKIVNSFNARMNGSMLQFTTKNTGLVKVDIYDALGASVKQMSEVYGKGSHAIDLKGLPNGSYTLVVRQGSSKASIRWVNK
- a CDS encoding DUF4832 domain-containing protein; the protein is MTTFFSRFSFGWGFTLATLSLAFLQSPAFASGLVKQGIDSTDYMITLANYDRGFYTPQVLHIKPSGGKPIEKPYSQLLHLRAEISEFSSRAWLGIDTTGGKKDTTWGKSQDLTEDALNVLQQTFDNIRANKGFVIVRICYDPWYNGRSNVTPEHKWVLRHVEQLAPVLSKNTDVIVALEMGMHGAYGEMHSDTSITYDRVAEATNLMLRSTPPELKILTRTGNYSAKVLGFDNWGVDFHIDGEKFAEIAKAKGDTMYRVGMFNDGYLGTQYDYGTWGADCKTSICREEGVAWLEKYGINTPYGGEALTTANGYQVINTPEFLAYEGFRTHTSYLNIQWNNNLINSWKKTLFKQKDFDYDPAHVDSLTGFKYINDHLGYRFVLRESWLSDTVGSDHMLHAKFRVQNVGFGNLTWMAPVKLAILEDLEGSDLDMCPDMDYVDLPDVDFRDVHSRTISVAGGDTVMTFDGNNEIEVSVKLGKLRYRNYQVYLKVGDIQFANDKPSGKGTCGQEQPAAYLGKFYFNENVQSIAPRIRRSSVQKTETPYVLRTRNHVIIRNGERSYKPNGSKQ
- a CDS encoding ABC transporter ATP-binding protein, producing the protein MQSDKPIVFSAKRISKDFGAGKSLKTAVKDVSFDIYDEEFISIVGGSGCGKSVLAKIMLGLYQPTRGQFLYRDKPIKNLKNHWNEVQSVFQDPFGCFNQFFTIRSQLEDALNILKDKPSKEEVRRRVDEGLKAVNVAPADIEGKYPFELSGGQMQRMLLARIFALRPKVLIADEATSMVDACVRANILDYLRKLKDELKMTVVFVTHDIGLANYVSDRIFIMHDGKIVNQGTPAEVLDNTNEPHTLRLLDDIPEVHKTEWIKNSHRSKK
- a CDS encoding ABC transporter ATP-binding protein — protein: MSENVFEVDHLGLYYLGRFGDKTHAVTDVSFSMKQGEILGIAGESGCGKSTLVSGLMGMCIPPLYPETGDVRVKNGDKMESLMNRSVEDVRANVLAQQVSMIPQGAFNALNPVRKIKDIAADVLRAHARPGERPDAKQIYDRVYAHFDRIGMDTKRVLNSFPINLTAGERQRCVIAISTILLPKMVIADEPTSALDVSTQKEVIKMIFDLLDKGIFQSMIFITHELPLLYHVADNIAIMYAGEIVEKGTAEQVVKDPRHPYTQALMGAMLSTEASQRGRHPVAIEGAPPSLKNKIVGCRFAPRCSKACPDCKKNTQNLRIVGDRDVRCDYAK
- a CDS encoding ABC transporter permease, yielding MGKLLRNLLKSPMFVIGVSIFVLTLLIAIFGPLFYNVDTHARDIVAGPYAGSSSAHWLGTDHLGRDYVSLLIAGLRSSLYVGFVAGIIATTIGVLIGLFGGFRGGWVDEVLNMLTNIFIVIPQFVILVLISSAVKDGRSLTLIGLIIGLTAWSWSARAVRAQASSLRSRDHIALARLNGASTLTIVIKHVLPYLLSYVFMVFIMQVSSGILSEASISMIGLGPVDSTSLGIILNQAKDNGALSDSIWIAFIPATIVVTLTVFALYLINTSMEGVFNPRLRK
- a CDS encoding ABC transporter permease, whose amino-acid sequence is MLRYVLQKAFWYLLTFVCAVALNFALPRLGDNNPVDIIMGQAGKGLSPTEAQKKKAELLVSFGMAEVDENGNVIYEPETDANGNVIMQKVPKLDANGQPVVNVVKVVDEAGNPVMVERQKLDEAGNPVFVEKSPAAEKGKKGKKAKKAKKIKAKKGKAAKAAPAVEKVPVMETVQAERIDTVMVDQPVMKTDPKLASAVSQFFSYIGKVFHGDLGLSYQNNEPVTNVIKKSLPWTLAIQAPTILLGWIVGNLLGAFAAYKRGIFDKVFFPCAMFLNGVPFFVFGMLLVALFSITLGWFPAMGAYSPDIPELTFSWSCIKSVSWYYVLPFFSVFPILLSGQATGMRSMSIYELGTDYMKYAKWLGLREGKIISYVFRNAMLPQLTGLAQSLGAMVGGALITEMIFSYPGLGMAMLNAIQKNDYATIQGCTLMISTCVLVANFAVDVLIAVFDPRVKAGLQMGGK